From Frateuria aurantia DSM 6220, one genomic window encodes:
- a CDS encoding RNA-binding S4 domain-containing protein — MSRLVDAGQSESDVQEVRLDVWLWAARMFRTRSLAKQAVDGGKVDLNDQRCKPSRQVAIGDRLKVTRGEERLELEVLHLAAVRGPAPVAQGLYRESEASIAAREILKEQRRLEGGGLRLSARPDKRSRRQIRQFKARTEV; from the coding sequence TTGAGTCGTCTGGTCGATGCCGGGCAGTCGGAGTCCGACGTGCAGGAAGTGCGTCTTGATGTCTGGTTGTGGGCGGCGCGGATGTTTCGTACCCGCAGCCTGGCCAAACAGGCCGTTGACGGCGGCAAGGTCGATCTCAACGATCAGCGCTGCAAGCCCTCACGACAGGTCGCCATCGGTGATCGTCTGAAGGTGACACGCGGCGAGGAACGGCTGGAGCTGGAAGTGCTGCATCTTGCCGCCGTGCGCGGGCCCGCCCCGGTGGCCCAGGGCTTGTACCGTGAAAGCGAAGCCAGTATCGCGGCTCGTGAAATCCTCAAGGAGCAGCGTCGCCTGGAAGGTGGCGGTCTGCGGCTGTCCGCGCGACCGGACAAACGTTCCCGGCGCCAGATCCGCCAGTTCAAGGCCCGGACCGAGGTCTGA
- a CDS encoding SDR family NAD(P)-dependent oxidoreductase: MTVFKDRFAGKVAVVTGCGSGIGEAAVRRLSAEGASVVLVGHHLDKIKAVADSLPAERTACHEADVSKIDQVEGVVRFAIEKFGRLDILVNNAGVSAPGTVLEGSEADWRLISAVNIDGPLFLSRAALPHLIKTRGAIVNTASVSGLGGDWNTAYYNVSKGAVVNLTRTLALDHGADGVRTNSVCPSVVETPMTAERREDKDFVERMVARVPMKRLAKPDDIAAAILFLASDDAAFINGVNLPVDGGTTASTGQAAF, translated from the coding sequence ATGACCGTTTTCAAAGATCGCTTCGCCGGCAAGGTCGCGGTGGTGACGGGCTGCGGTTCTGGCATCGGCGAAGCTGCGGTACGCCGGTTGTCGGCCGAGGGGGCCAGCGTGGTGCTGGTCGGCCATCACCTGGACAAGATCAAGGCGGTCGCCGACAGTCTGCCGGCCGAGCGCACGGCCTGTCACGAGGCGGATGTCTCGAAGATCGATCAGGTCGAGGGTGTGGTCCGCTTCGCGATTGAAAAATTCGGTCGTCTGGATATTCTGGTCAACAATGCCGGTGTATCGGCTCCCGGAACGGTACTGGAAGGCTCCGAGGCCGATTGGCGACTGATTTCGGCGGTGAATATCGATGGACCGCTGTTTCTCTCGCGGGCCGCGCTGCCGCATCTGATCAAGACCCGTGGCGCGATCGTCAACACCGCCTCCGTCTCGGGACTTGGCGGTGACTGGAATACCGCCTACTACAATGTCAGCAAGGGCGCGGTGGTCAATCTGACCCGGACGCTGGCGCTGGACCATGGCGCCGATGGCGTGCGCACCAATTCGGTATGTCCTTCGGTGGTGGAAACGCCGATGACCGCCGAGCGGCGCGAGGACAAGGACTTCGTCGAGCGGATGGTGGCGCGGGTGCCTATGAAGCGGCTGGCCAAGCCGGACGATATCGCGGCGGCAATCCTGTTCCTGGCCAGTGACGATGCCGCTTTCATCAATGGCGTGAATCTTCCGGTGGATGGCGGTACCACGGCTTCGACCGGTCAGGCGGCTTTTTGA
- a CDS encoding catalase has protein sequence MSDERKILTTDAGAAIPDNQNSLTAGARGPLLVQDHQLFEKHAHFNRERIPERVVHAKGSAAFGTLTITQDISRYTRAAVLQQGVQTPMLARFSTVAGERGAADAERDVRGFALKFYTSEGNWDLVGNNTPVFFVRDPFKFPDFIHTQKRDPRNNMRSNTAQWDFWSLSPESLHQVTILMSDRGLPASLRHMHGFGSHTYSLINAGNERVWVKFHFKTRQGIRNWTNATANAAIGEDRETHQRDLFDSIEKGDFPKWGVYIQVMSETQAAELPYNPFDLTKVWSQKEFPLIEVGEFELNRNPDNYFAEVEQASFSPANVVPGIAHSPDKMLQFRIFSYADAARYRLGINHDQLPVNQPRCPVHNYYRDGQMRFGDNAKGAVNYEPNSFGGPVEDPSVKEPPLPLEGAADRYDHRVDSDYYSQPGALFRLMDDGQKQQLFDNIAGAMAGVPDFIIERQLGHFEKADPAYAAGVRKALTKATG, from the coding sequence ATGAGCGACGAACGCAAAATACTGACCACCGATGCCGGTGCCGCGATCCCCGACAACCAGAACAGTCTGACCGCCGGTGCGCGCGGGCCGCTGCTGGTACAGGATCACCAGCTCTTCGAAAAGCATGCCCACTTCAATCGCGAGCGCATCCCCGAGCGCGTGGTGCATGCCAAGGGCTCGGCCGCCTTCGGCACGCTCACCATCACCCAGGACATCAGCCGCTACACCCGCGCGGCCGTGCTGCAGCAAGGCGTGCAGACCCCGATGCTGGCCCGCTTCTCGACCGTCGCCGGCGAGCGCGGTGCCGCGGATGCCGAGCGTGACGTGCGCGGCTTCGCCCTGAAGTTCTATACCAGCGAAGGCAACTGGGATCTGGTCGGCAACAATACTCCGGTGTTCTTCGTCCGCGATCCGTTCAAGTTCCCGGACTTCATCCACACCCAGAAACGCGATCCGCGCAACAATATGCGCAGCAATACCGCGCAATGGGACTTCTGGTCGCTGTCGCCGGAATCGCTGCACCAGGTCACCATCCTGATGAGCGACCGCGGCCTGCCCGCCAGCCTGCGCCACATGCATGGCTTCGGCAGCCATACCTACAGTCTGATCAATGCCGGCAATGAAAGGGTCTGGGTGAAGTTCCACTTCAAGACCCGCCAGGGCATCAGAAACTGGACCAATGCCACCGCGAATGCCGCCATCGGCGAAGATCGCGAAACCCATCAGCGGGACTTGTTCGACAGCATCGAAAAAGGCGACTTCCCCAAATGGGGCGTCTATATCCAGGTGATGAGCGAAACCCAGGCCGCCGAGCTGCCTTACAACCCCTTCGACCTGACCAAGGTCTGGTCGCAAAAAGAGTTCCCGCTGATCGAAGTCGGCGAGTTCGAGCTCAATCGCAACCCGGACAATTATTTCGCCGAAGTCGAGCAGGCCAGCTTCTCGCCGGCCAACGTCGTTCCAGGCATCGCACACAGCCCCGACAAGATGCTGCAGTTCCGCATTTTCTCCTATGCCGATGCAGCCCGTTACCGGCTCGGCATCAATCACGACCAATTGCCGGTCAACCAGCCACGCTGCCCGGTGCACAATTACTACAGGGACGGCCAGATGCGCTTCGGCGACAATGCCAAGGGCGCCGTCAACTACGAGCCAAACTCGTTTGGCGGTCCGGTCGAGGATCCCTCAGTGAAAGAGCCGCCCCTGCCGCTGGAAGGTGCCGCCGATCGATACGACCATCGCGTTGACAGCGACTACTACAGCCAGCCCGGAGCCCTGTTCCGACTGATGGACGACGGGCAGAAGCAGCAGCTGTTCGACAATATCGCGGGCGCCATGGCCGGTGTTCCGGACTTCATCATCGAGCGCCAGCTGGGGCATTTCGAGAAAGCCGACCCCGCCTATGCCGCCGGCGTCCGCAAGGCCTTGACCAAAGCCACCGGCTGA
- the ureG gene encoding urease accessory protein UreG has translation MNHSTRQNPLPPLRVGIGGPVGSGKTTLLEMLCKRMRDDHDLVVITNDIYTKEDQRLLTVAGALEPERIMGVETGGCPHTAIREDASINLDAIERMSRIYPEADIIFIESGGDNLAATFSPELVDLTIYVIDVAGGEKVPRKGGPGITRSDLLVINKIDLAPYVGASLEIMQRDAQAMRGARPFVMTDLPRQQGLDQVIRFIERQGLLQD, from the coding sequence ATGAATCACAGCACCCGCCAGAATCCGCTGCCGCCACTGCGTGTCGGTATCGGCGGTCCCGTCGGATCCGGCAAGACCACCCTGCTGGAAATGCTGTGCAAGCGCATGCGCGATGACCACGACCTGGTGGTGATCACCAACGACATCTATACCAAGGAGGATCAACGCCTGCTGACCGTGGCCGGCGCGCTGGAACCCGAACGTATCATGGGCGTGGAAACCGGCGGCTGCCCGCATACCGCCATCCGCGAAGATGCCTCGATCAATCTGGACGCGATCGAACGGATGAGCCGGATCTATCCTGAAGCCGACATCATCTTCATCGAATCGGGCGGCGACAATCTGGCGGCCACGTTTTCGCCCGAGCTGGTCGACCTGACCATCTATGTGATCGATGTCGCCGGTGGCGAGAAAGTCCCGCGCAAGGGTGGCCCCGGCATCACCCGTTCGGATCTGCTGGTGATCAACAAGATCGATCTGGCGCCTTATGTCGGTGCTTCGCTGGAGATCATGCAGCGCGACGCGCAGGCCATGCGTGGCGCGCGCCCTTTCGTGATGACCGATCTACCCCGCCAGCAGGGTCTGGATCAGGTGATCCGCTTTATCGAGCGCCAAGGTCTGCTGCAGGACTGA
- a CDS encoding urease accessory protein UreF: MADPRAGWLQLASATLPVGAFSHSLGMEAAIEAGQLADAGQAEAWIADFLQWVWAPSEAVYWLAMHQAWTDRDDGRIEDLNRQVAVTRETAELRLESEQTGRSLRQWLLALPQTPGLGRWHRQRLEALEPASWISVHACAAVALGLNADDALYALGWSLLESLVAAAVRLVPLGQVAGQAILRRQALDLPRLLAAAQAVQSGQALNFAPMLAILSAGHETQYSRLFRS; encoded by the coding sequence ATGGCTGACCCGCGTGCCGGCTGGCTGCAACTGGCTTCCGCGACCCTGCCGGTCGGCGCCTTCAGTCACTCGCTGGGGATGGAGGCGGCCATCGAGGCCGGCCAGCTGGCCGATGCGGGACAGGCCGAAGCCTGGATCGCGGACTTTCTGCAATGGGTCTGGGCGCCGAGCGAAGCGGTGTACTGGCTGGCCATGCATCAGGCCTGGACGGATCGCGATGATGGCCGCATCGAGGATCTGAACCGCCAGGTCGCCGTGACCCGGGAAACCGCCGAACTGCGCCTGGAAAGCGAGCAGACCGGACGTTCCCTGCGACAGTGGCTGCTGGCCCTGCCGCAGACCCCGGGACTCGGCCGCTGGCATCGGCAGCGGCTGGAAGCCCTGGAACCGGCCAGCTGGATCAGCGTGCATGCCTGTGCCGCCGTGGCGCTGGGACTGAATGCCGACGACGCTCTTTATGCGCTGGGCTGGAGCCTGCTGGAGAGTCTGGTGGCCGCCGCCGTGCGACTGGTCCCTCTGGGACAAGTCGCCGGTCAGGCCATTCTGCGCCGCCAGGCGCTGGATCTGCCTCGCCTGCTGGCCGCGGCCCAGGCTGTCCAGAGTGGACAGGCACTCAATTTCGCACCGATGCTGGCCATTCTGTCGGCCGGTCATGAAACCCAATACTCAAGGTTGTTCCGCTCATGA
- the ureE gene encoding urease accessory protein UreE, translating to MAGKTGHYQTMSRSLPPDASPALLRVSHHQVAADTAIQASPLALPLAARQRSRLRWRLPDRREIAWVLPAGTRLQPGDLLIIDAGQRFRIEAATEHVLRIRADTPQALARAAYHLGNRHVPVEVGRDYLAIEPDPVLRDMLDQLGVHCQAMQAPFQPEHGAYGGGHRHGHEASFKEDYALAQALFVSHQAEHP from the coding sequence ATGGCCGGCAAAACTGGCCACTATCAGACCATGAGCCGCTCCCTGCCACCGGATGCCAGCCCGGCCTTGCTGCGCGTGAGCCACCATCAGGTCGCTGCCGACACGGCGATCCAGGCCAGCCCTCTGGCCCTGCCGCTGGCCGCCCGCCAGCGCAGCCGATTGCGCTGGCGACTGCCGGACCGGCGCGAAATCGCCTGGGTCCTGCCTGCCGGCACCCGCCTGCAGCCCGGTGACCTGCTGATCATCGACGCCGGACAGCGCTTCCGTATCGAGGCGGCCACCGAACATGTGCTGCGCATCCGGGCCGATACGCCGCAGGCCCTGGCCCGCGCGGCCTATCATCTGGGCAACCGCCACGTTCCGGTCGAGGTCGGCCGCGATTATCTGGCAATCGAGCCCGACCCGGTACTGCGCGACATGCTGGATCAGCTCGGCGTACACTGCCAGGCCATGCAGGCCCCCTTCCAGCCCGAGCACGGCGCCTATGGCGGCGGTCACCGCCATGGTCACGAGGCCAGCTTCAAGGAAGACTATGCGCTGGCCCAGGCCTTGTTTGTCAGCCATCAGGCCGAGCATCCATGA
- the ureC gene encoding urease subunit alpha, which translates to MSRLDRIAYAEMYGPTVGDRVRLADTALMVEVERDFTIHGEEVKFGGGKVIRDGMGQSQRHSADCADTVITNALIIDHWGIVKADVGLKHGRISGIGKAGNPDIQPGVSIVIGPGTEIIAGEGLILTAGGIDTHIHFIAPQQIEEALMSGITTMIGGGTGPATGTKATTCTPGPWHLQRMLEAAEAFPMNLGFLGKGNASLTGALHEQVEAGAVGLKLHEDWGTTPAAIDAALQVAEATDTQVAIHTDTLNESGFVETTLAAFKGRAIHTYHTEGAGGGHAPDIIKAASLSNVLPSSTNPTRPFTVNTVDEHLDMLMVCHHLDPAIAEDVAFAESRIRRETIAAEDILHDIGAFSMISSDSQAMGRVGEVITRTFQTAHKMKVQRGALAPDTARHDNFRVKRYLAKITINPAITHGIAHEVGSVEVGKWADLVLWKPAFFGVKPALILKGGSIAAAPMGDPNASIPTPQPVHYRPMFASYGRSLTASSLTFVSQLALDQGLGERLHLDKPLVAVRRCRDIGKQDMVHNDACPDIRVDPQTYVVVADGEPLWCEPATELPMAQRYFLF; encoded by the coding sequence ATGAGCCGCCTTGATCGAATCGCCTATGCCGAGATGTATGGCCCCACCGTGGGCGACCGGGTACGGCTGGCCGATACGGCGCTGATGGTCGAGGTCGAACGCGACTTCACGATCCATGGCGAAGAGGTGAAGTTCGGTGGCGGCAAGGTGATCCGCGACGGTATGGGGCAGAGTCAGCGGCACAGTGCCGACTGCGCCGACACGGTGATCACCAATGCCTTGATCATCGACCACTGGGGCATCGTCAAAGCCGATGTCGGCCTCAAACATGGCCGCATCAGCGGCATCGGCAAGGCCGGAAATCCGGACATCCAGCCCGGCGTCAGCATCGTGATCGGCCCGGGTACCGAAATCATTGCCGGCGAAGGCCTGATCCTGACGGCCGGCGGCATCGATACCCATATCCATTTCATCGCGCCGCAACAGATCGAAGAGGCACTGATGTCCGGCATCACCACCATGATCGGCGGCGGCACCGGACCGGCCACGGGCACCAAGGCCACCACCTGCACCCCCGGCCCCTGGCACCTGCAGCGCATGCTGGAGGCGGCCGAGGCCTTCCCGATGAATCTGGGCTTTCTGGGCAAGGGCAATGCCAGCCTGACCGGCGCCTTGCACGAACAGGTCGAGGCCGGCGCGGTCGGCCTGAAACTGCACGAGGACTGGGGTACCACCCCGGCAGCCATCGACGCGGCCCTGCAGGTGGCCGAAGCCACCGACACCCAGGTCGCGATCCATACCGATACGCTCAATGAATCGGGCTTCGTGGAAACCACGCTGGCCGCCTTCAAGGGCCGCGCCATCCACACCTACCATACCGAAGGCGCCGGCGGCGGCCATGCCCCGGACATCATCAAGGCAGCCTCGCTGTCCAACGTGCTGCCCAGCTCGACCAATCCGACCCGGCCGTTCACGGTCAATACGGTGGACGAACATCTGGACATGCTGATGGTCTGTCACCATCTGGATCCGGCGATTGCCGAAGATGTCGCCTTTGCCGAAAGCCGGATCCGTCGCGAGACCATCGCCGCCGAAGATATCCTGCATGACATCGGCGCCTTTTCGATGATCAGCTCCGATTCCCAGGCCATGGGCCGGGTCGGCGAGGTGATCACCCGCACCTTCCAGACCGCGCACAAGATGAAGGTCCAGCGCGGCGCCCTGGCCCCGGATACCGCCCGACATGACAATTTCAGGGTCAAACGCTATCTGGCCAAGATCACCATCAACCCGGCGATCACCCATGGCATCGCCCATGAGGTGGGCTCGGTCGAAGTCGGAAAATGGGCCGACCTGGTGCTGTGGAAACCGGCCTTCTTCGGCGTGAAGCCGGCCCTGATCCTGAAAGGTGGCAGCATCGCGGCCGCGCCGATGGGTGATCCCAATGCCTCGATCCCGACCCCGCAGCCGGTGCATTACCGGCCGATGTTTGCCAGCTACGGCCGCAGTCTCACCGCCAGCTCGCTGACCTTTGTCTCCCAGCTGGCTCTGGATCAAGGTCTGGGCGAGCGGCTGCATCTGGACAAGCCGCTGGTCGCGGTCCGTCGCTGTCGTGACATCGGCAAGCAGGACATGGTCCACAACGATGCCTGTCCGGACATCCGCGTGGACCCGCAGACCTATGTTGTCGTCGCCGATGGCGAACCGCTGTGGTGCGAGCCGGCCACCGAGCTGCCGATGGCACAGCGCTATTTCCTGTTCTGA
- a CDS encoding urease subunit beta — MIPGELLVEPGEIELNVGRQRCRLSVANTGDRPVQVGSHYHFFEVNAALRFDREQARGFRLDIPAGTAVRFEPGQHREVELVALAGDRIVYGFTAAVMGALA; from the coding sequence ATGATTCCGGGCGAGCTGCTGGTGGAACCGGGCGAGATCGAGCTGAATGTCGGCCGCCAGCGTTGCCGGCTGTCGGTCGCCAATACCGGCGACCGACCGGTGCAGGTCGGCTCGCACTATCATTTTTTCGAGGTCAACGCGGCCCTGCGCTTTGATCGCGAACAGGCCCGCGGCTTTCGTCTGGACATCCCCGCCGGTACCGCGGTGCGTTTCGAGCCGGGCCAGCACCGCGAAGTCGAGCTGGTCGCCCTGGCCGGTGATCGCATCGTCTATGGCTTCACTGCGGCCGTGATGGGAGCCCTGGCATGA
- the ureA gene encoding urease subunit gamma, which produces MELSPREKDKLLIFTAALVAERRKARGLKLNYPEAVAYISAAIMEGARDGRSVADLMHFGTTLLQPDDVMDGIAAMLPEIQVEATFPDGSKLVTVHAPIG; this is translated from the coding sequence ATGGAACTGAGTCCGCGAGAGAAAGACAAGCTGCTGATCTTCACCGCGGCCCTGGTCGCCGAGCGCCGCAAGGCCCGCGGCCTGAAGCTGAACTATCCCGAAGCAGTCGCCTATATCAGTGCGGCCATCATGGAAGGTGCCCGTGACGGGCGCAGCGTCGCCGACCTGATGCATTTCGGCACCACCCTGCTGCAACCGGACGATGTCATGGACGGCATCGCCGCCATGCTGCCGGAGATCCAGGTCGAGGCTACCTTTCCCGATGGCAGCAAGCTGGTCACCGTACATGCCCCGATCGGCTGA
- a CDS encoding urease accessory protein UreD, whose protein sequence is MTVAFDTPIASPAAGPVPAWHAELRLRFETRGGQTRAAERRHSGPLRIQKLLYPQGPTCCHGLLLHPPGGIAGGDQLRLDIRLGDQAHVLLTTPGAGKWYRSVYAEALQTIHLELEGRSCLEWLPQETLLFQGARARQRLQVSLDRDSRWLSWDIVQLGRLAAGEHWSQGRWAQQIRIQREGLDVWREQAEFEADAGLRHSPLGLAGHAVFATIWVCGPQLTAAPEAALAAARGVVPEAGTLFAATWLQAPAELLVIRVLGHDCSRVRSLCERLWHTMRPWICELPPQRPRIWNT, encoded by the coding sequence ATGACTGTCGCCTTCGACACCCCCATCGCCAGCCCCGCCGCCGGGCCGGTTCCCGCCTGGCATGCCGAGCTGCGACTGCGCTTCGAAACCCGGGGTGGTCAGACCCGCGCCGCCGAGCGTCGCCACAGCGGACCGCTGCGCATCCAGAAACTGCTTTATCCGCAGGGACCGACCTGCTGCCATGGCTTGCTGCTGCATCCGCCGGGCGGCATTGCCGGCGGCGATCAGTTGCGACTGGATATTCGCCTGGGCGATCAGGCCCATGTCTTGCTGACCACGCCGGGAGCCGGCAAGTGGTACCGCAGCGTCTACGCCGAGGCGCTGCAGACCATCCACCTCGAGCTGGAAGGCCGCAGCTGTCTGGAATGGCTGCCGCAGGAAACCCTGCTGTTCCAGGGGGCCCGGGCCCGCCAGCGGCTGCAGGTCAGCCTGGATCGGGACAGCCGATGGCTGAGCTGGGACATCGTCCAGCTGGGCCGCCTCGCTGCCGGCGAGCACTGGTCGCAGGGCCGCTGGGCCCAGCAGATACGGATCCAGCGCGAGGGTCTGGATGTCTGGCGCGAACAGGCCGAATTCGAAGCCGATGCCGGCCTCCGCCACTCTCCGCTGGGCCTGGCCGGCCACGCGGTATTTGCCACCATCTGGGTCTGCGGTCCGCAACTGACCGCCGCCCCCGAAGCTGCTCTGGCAGCGGCTCGGGGCGTTGTGCCGGAAGCCGGGACGCTGTTCGCGGCCACCTGGCTGCAGGCTCCGGCGGAGCTGCTGGTGATCAGGGTGCTGGGACATGATTGCAGCCGCGTGCGTAGCCTGTGCGAGCGCTTGTGGCATACCATGCGGCCCTGGATCTGCGAGTTGCCGCCGCAACGGCCGCGGATCTGGAATACCTGA
- the pgi gene encoding glucose-6-phosphate isomerase codes for MSSLREKKAWKALTEHHPSIASKHLRDLFAADPDRAERYTLEAVGLRLDYSKHRIDDDSLNHLFALARESDLEAKRDALLSGAKVNVTEHRAALHTALRAPADAHIEVDGKNVVPEVQATLRQMETFAEAIRSQQWKGFSGKPIRHIVNIGIGGSDLGPVMVCQALRHYSDQRLQLRFVSNVDDTDFAEAVRDLDPAETLFVVASKTFTTQETMTNAHTARDWLLQAAGGKIEAVARHFVALSTNADAVTGFGISTDQMFGFWDWVGGRYSVDSAIGLSIMLAIGPARFREFLAGFHAMDEHFRHAPLERNLPVIMGLLNVWYTNFFGTQTVAVLPYEQYLSRFPAYLQQLTMESNGKRVTAEGVTVDYDTGPIFWGEPGTNGQHSFYQLIHQGTRLIPCDFIAFAESLNPLGKHHDLLIANVIAQAEALAFGKTADEVKAEGTPAELVPHKVFEGNRPSSLLLAEKLTPALLGSLIALYEHSVFTQATIWGIDPFDQWGVELGKQLARTVAAEFDGDEAELKHDSSTNAAIRWYRQHRRPV; via the coding sequence ATGAGTTCTTTACGGGAAAAAAAAGCCTGGAAGGCGTTGACCGAACACCACCCTTCCATCGCCTCGAAGCATCTGCGCGATCTGTTTGCCGCTGACCCCGACCGCGCCGAGCGCTATACCCTGGAAGCGGTCGGCCTGCGCCTGGACTATTCCAAGCATCGCATCGACGACGACAGCTTGAATCATCTGTTTGCGCTGGCCCGCGAAAGCGACCTGGAAGCGAAGCGCGATGCCCTGCTGTCCGGGGCCAAGGTCAATGTCACCGAGCATCGTGCCGCCTTGCATACCGCACTGCGCGCACCGGCCGACGCCCATATCGAGGTGGACGGCAAGAACGTGGTTCCCGAAGTCCAGGCCACCCTGCGCCAGATGGAGACCTTTGCCGAGGCCATCCGCAGCCAGCAGTGGAAGGGCTTCAGCGGCAAGCCGATCCGTCATATCGTCAATATCGGCATCGGCGGCTCCGACCTGGGGCCGGTGATGGTCTGCCAGGCCCTGCGCCATTACAGTGACCAGCGCCTGCAGCTGCGCTTCGTGTCCAATGTCGACGACACCGACTTCGCCGAAGCGGTGCGCGATCTGGATCCGGCCGAAACCCTGTTTGTCGTCGCTTCCAAGACCTTCACCACCCAGGAGACGATGACCAACGCCCACACGGCGCGTGACTGGTTGCTGCAGGCTGCCGGCGGCAAGATCGAAGCCGTCGCCCGCCATTTCGTGGCCTTGTCTACCAACGCTGACGCCGTGACCGGGTTCGGCATTTCCACCGACCAGATGTTCGGCTTCTGGGACTGGGTCGGTGGGCGTTATTCCGTGGATTCGGCCATCGGCCTGTCCATCATGCTGGCGATCGGACCGGCCCGGTTCCGCGAATTCCTGGCCGGCTTCCATGCCATGGACGAGCACTTCCGTCACGCTCCGCTGGAGCGGAACCTGCCGGTGATCATGGGGCTGCTGAATGTCTGGTACACCAATTTCTTCGGCACCCAGACCGTAGCCGTGCTGCCTTACGAGCAGTATCTGAGCCGTTTCCCGGCTTATCTGCAGCAGCTGACCATGGAGTCCAACGGCAAGCGCGTCACCGCCGAAGGCGTCACCGTCGACTATGACACCGGCCCGATCTTCTGGGGCGAACCGGGGACCAATGGCCAGCACTCGTTCTATCAGCTGATCCACCAGGGGACTCGCCTGATCCCCTGCGATTTCATCGCCTTCGCCGAATCGCTGAATCCGCTGGGCAAGCACCATGACCTGCTGATCGCCAATGTGATCGCCCAGGCCGAGGCGCTGGCCTTCGGCAAGACGGCCGACGAGGTCAAGGCCGAAGGTACCCCTGCCGAACTGGTGCCGCACAAGGTATTCGAAGGCAATCGCCCCTCCAGCCTGCTGCTGGCCGAGAAGCTGACCCCGGCGCTGCTGGGCAGTCTGATCGCGCTGTACGAGCACAGCGTGTTCACCCAGGCCACGATCTGGGGCATCGATCCCTTCGACCAGTGGGGTGTCGAGCTGGGCAAGCAGCTGGCCAGGACCGTGGCCGCCGAGTTCGACGGCGACGAGGCCGAGCTGAAGCATGACAGCTCCACCAATGCCGCCATCCGCTGGTATCGGCAGCACCGCCGACCGGTCTGA